In a single window of the Heliangelus exortis chromosome 1, bHelExo1.hap1, whole genome shotgun sequence genome:
- the CYTH4 gene encoding cytohesin-4 isoform X1 has translation MDFCPAGSTDLSEAEEAEIEAIRQHRKELLEDIKKLKEEIAQVFAEIECFQNAEERPEADNNPGEQTSKLPQRDKLLTLGRKKFNMDPAKGIQYLIEHKVLSSDLQEIARFLHKGEGLNKTAIGDYLGGRDPTNIQTLQAFVACHQFANLNLVQALRQFLWSFRLPGEAQKIDRMMEAFANWYCKCNPGVFQSTDTCYILSFSIIMLNTSLHNPNVKDKPPFERFVAINRGIDNGEDLPEELLKNLFESIKNEPFSIPEDDGNDLTHTFFNPNHEGWLLKLGGRVKTWKRRWFILTDNCLYYFEYTTDKEPLGIIPLENLSVRKVDDPKKPNCFELFNPNCKGQKIKACKTDGDGKVVEGKHQSYKISAATPAERDEWIEAIRTSITQDPFYDLVSARKKKIASKN, from the exons GGTCAACTGACTTGAGCGAGGCTGAAGAGGCTGAAATAGAGGCAATcaggcagcacagaaaagagCTTTTGGAGGACATTAAG aagctgaaggaagagaTCGCTCAAGTCTTTGCAGAGATTGAGTGCTTCCAAAATGCAGAGGAGAGGCCAGAGGCAGACAATAATCCTGGGGAGCAGACCAG CAAACTGCCACAGAGGGATAAACTTCTGACcctgggaaggaagaaattcAACATGGACCCTGCAAAG GGGATCCAGTACTTGATTGAACACAAGGTGTTGTCCTCAGACCTGCAGGAGATTGCCAGATTTCTCCATAAGGGTGAAGGCCTGAACAAGACAGCCATTGGGGATTACCTGGGTGGGAG AGACCCCACAAACATTCAGACCCTCCAAGCCTTTGTGGCGTGTCACCAGTTTGCCAACCTCAACCTGGTGCAGGCACTGAG GCAGTTCCTGTGGAGTTTCCGGCTGCCTGGGGAAGCACAGAAGATTGACCGGATGATGGAAGCCTTTGCCAACTGGTACTGCAAGTGTAACCCAGGAGTATTCCAGTCCACAG ATACCTGCTATATACTCTCCTTCTCTATCATCATGCTTAACACCAGCCTGCACAACCCCAATGTGAAAGACAAACCCCCTTTTGAAAGGTTTGTAGCCATCAACAGAGGCATTGACAATGGTGAAGACCTGCCAGAAGAGCTCTTAAAG AATCTGTTTGAAAGCATCAAGAATGAGCCATTCTCCATACCTGAGGATGATGGAAATGACCTCACACATACTTTCTTCAACCCTAACCATGAGGGCTGGCTCCTGAAACTGG GAGGACGTGTGAAGACCTGGAAACGCCGTTGGTTCATTCTGACGGATAACTGCTTGTACTACTTTGAATACACCACG GACAAAGAACCTCTGGGCATTATCCCCCTGGAGAACCTGTCAGTCCGGAAGGTGGATGATCCCAAAAAGCCA AACTGCTTTGAGCTCTTCAATCCCAACTGCAAAGGGCAGAAGATCAAAGCCTGCAAAACAGATGGGGATGGGAAGGTGGTTGAAGGCAAGCATCAGTCCTACAAGATCTCAGCAGCCACACCAGCAGAACGTGATGAGTGGATTGAGGCAATACG GACTAGCATCACACAGGATCCTTTCTATGATCTGGTCTCTGCCCGTAAGAAAAAGATTGCCAGCAAAAACTAA
- the CYTH4 gene encoding cytohesin-4 isoform X2, with product MMEAFANWYCKCNPGVFQSTDTCYILSFSIIMLNTSLHNPNVKDKPPFERFVAINRGIDNGEDLPEELLKNLFESIKNEPFSIPEDDGNDLTHTFFNPNHEGWLLKLGGRVKTWKRRWFILTDNCLYYFEYTTDKEPLGIIPLENLSVRKVDDPKKPNCFELFNPNCKGQKIKACKTDGDGKVVEGKHQSYKISAATPAERDEWIEAIRTSITQDPFYDLVSARKKKIASKN from the exons ATGATGGAAGCCTTTGCCAACTGGTACTGCAAGTGTAACCCAGGAGTATTCCAGTCCACAG ATACCTGCTATATACTCTCCTTCTCTATCATCATGCTTAACACCAGCCTGCACAACCCCAATGTGAAAGACAAACCCCCTTTTGAAAGGTTTGTAGCCATCAACAGAGGCATTGACAATGGTGAAGACCTGCCAGAAGAGCTCTTAAAG AATCTGTTTGAAAGCATCAAGAATGAGCCATTCTCCATACCTGAGGATGATGGAAATGACCTCACACATACTTTCTTCAACCCTAACCATGAGGGCTGGCTCCTGAAACTGG GAGGACGTGTGAAGACCTGGAAACGCCGTTGGTTCATTCTGACGGATAACTGCTTGTACTACTTTGAATACACCACG GACAAAGAACCTCTGGGCATTATCCCCCTGGAGAACCTGTCAGTCCGGAAGGTGGATGATCCCAAAAAGCCA AACTGCTTTGAGCTCTTCAATCCCAACTGCAAAGGGCAGAAGATCAAAGCCTGCAAAACAGATGGGGATGGGAAGGTGGTTGAAGGCAAGCATCAGTCCTACAAGATCTCAGCAGCCACACCAGCAGAACGTGATGAGTGGATTGAGGCAATACG GACTAGCATCACACAGGATCCTTTCTATGATCTGGTCTCTGCCCGTAAGAAAAAGATTGCCAGCAAAAACTAA